The genomic segment GCCGCGAAGGCGAGCCCGCCCGCCTTCGGCGAGAGGAGGTGTCGGTACTCCGCGCCGCCCCGGGCGTGCTTGGCCGGCGTGAAGCGCGTGCCCTCGATGAAGTTCAGGATCGCGGCCGGGGCGTGGCGGAACTTCTCGCACGCGCGGCGCGTCGCCTCGAGGTCCTCGAATCTCAGGGCGGGGTTCTTCTCGAGCGCCTCGCGCGGGTGCCGCTTCATGAACGGGAAGTCGAGCGCCCGCCAGGCCAGGCCGAGCACCGGCACCCGGATCAGCTGCTGCTTGAGGAAGAAGCGCAGGAATGGAAGCCTCCTCAGGAACACCCCCTGCAGGACCGGAATGTCGACCCACGACTGGTGGTTCGACACGACGAGGTACGAAACGTCGCGGCGCAGCCCCTCGAGACCCCGGACGTCGTAGACCGTCGGCTGCGTGAGGCGAAGGAAGAAGGTGTTGACCGCGATCCAGGCTTCGCCGATGGCGACGAGGAGCCGCGAGACGCGGCGCCGCCAGGAGGCGACCGGCACCGCGAGCCTGAGGAGCGCCACGAGGTACAGGACGGAGCAGAGGACGACGGTGTTGGCGGCGAACAGGAAGAACGTGACGCTCCCGACGGCGAGACGGACGGCGGCCGGGGGAGCCGGGGGGGCGGAAGTCATCGGGTGCGAATCGTAACGGCGCCGGGAGGGATGCGCTTGCTGCAACGCAGAATCCGCGTAACATTCCCGCGGCGGCGGTCCCTTCCCCCGCGCTCGGGACGGCGGAACGGCCCTGTCCACAGGAGCCTCACGTGAGCGTCCTCTCGCTGCCCTCCCCCTCCACCACCGTCGCCGCGCCG from the Holophagales bacterium genome contains:
- a CDS encoding acyltransferase; translation: MTSAPPAPPAAVRLAVGSVTFFLFAANTVVLCSVLYLVALLRLAVPVASWRRRVSRLLVAIGEAWIAVNTFFLRLTQPTVYDVRGLEGLRRDVSYLVVSNHQSWVDIPVLQGVFLRRLPFLRFFLKQQLIRVPVLGLAWRALDFPFMKRHPREALEKNPALRFEDLEATRRACEKFRHAPAAILNFIEGTRFTPAKHARGGAEYRHLLSPKAGGLAFAASAMGEQLKGLVDVTIVYPHGSPTFWDAISRGLPEVVVRVRERPIPVAWFTGDYADDAAFREGVQAWVRRLFREKDEEIASILASRAPAAGPPAR